Sequence from the Megalops cyprinoides isolate fMegCyp1 chromosome 4, fMegCyp1.pri, whole genome shotgun sequence genome:
ATATTGTAAGCCAATCGGGAGTCTGACTtcttaaaaagtttttttcttaacattGTTGATGTGATAGTGCTGATGGGGTACTGTAATTCCGTTGTCATTGTCCATCTGCACTACCCGACCAACTATATTATTAAACTCAAGCCTTTGTGGAATGTGCTGCTCTCAGCCCAGTTGGTGATCCACTCAGTGGCATGCTGTTTGAAACGGTAatcatttagtttttttgtcaGTAGATTCCTGCAGAAACATATGACTGGGGAGAGGGCCAGTCTTTAACACAATATCTGTAATTTGGAATTTGCAGTTGCTGAGCAGGCCGAGTCGATAGACAATCCCATGCACGAAGCCGCTAAGCGAGGTAGGAAACCCAAACCACAGACTACAGTCAAGTGTCTGACACATCATCcacattttcttgtttatttttaataaggccattattttatcattatattattatctGTAGAAGGACAGATCCTCATTGAATTGGTCTCCCAGTGAAGACTCATAGATTTGAAGAAgtagtatttcatttttaacctGTAACCCATAAGAGGCCTTATTTGATGTGGAACTCTAAAGGAATTGTTCAGGTTATATGTATGTCAAGCTTAAGAGCTGATGACTTAATTTTGTTCATTAACTTCCTAATACATGGTGGCTGTTccataaatataatacattttatgctGTAGTTGTGTAAAATGAAGTTATAACACTCAGGTGAAGAACTGAAAAGTTCTTCAGAGACCATTGCTCTGCTCAAAGAGAGACCTCATTGTCCCCAGCATTGAAGGCTTGAAGATGTTTAGTGAAAGCAGATGACCTGGCTTCACATCACACATAAACTCCTGTGTTTCTGAACTACAGGGAATCTCAGCTGGCTGAGGGAATGCCTGGAAAATAAGGTGGGAATCAACGGGCTGGATAAGGCTGGaaacactgccctctactggGCATGTCATGGAGGACACAAAGGTAAAACACTGGCACTTTGTGCTGTGTAGGACAGAGatggtttctctctctgaacGGGACTGGGCAGTTTGTGTTCTCTGCTGAGTTGTTATGTGTCCGTCTCATTGCTTTTCCCTTTGCTGTCCTTTGAAACAGATGTTGTGGAGCTCTTGCTGGGACATGGAAATATTGAGCTGAATCAACAGGTGGGTACTGTATGCACCCCCCCAGGAACAGGAGTGTCTATGCGGGGTGGGaggaagtgagtgtgtgtagagTCTGAACAATGCACGAGTCTGTGCGGCTGGGAGTCTATGCAGGGTTGAGGAGTGCTGTCGTCTTTGTTAATGTGAGTGCTGTAGTCTCTGTTAATGTGCATGCCCTCTTGTGGCTGGACTACAGTTTCACAGTTGTGGGTTGTGAGAGTGCAGTCTTTGGTGGCAgtcagcagtgtgcagtgttagATGCATGTCCTCTCTTCCCTGCAGAATAAACTGGGAGACACAGCGCTGCATGCTGCCGCCTGGAAGGGATACTCTGACATTGTGGAGATGTTACTCAACAAGAGTAAGTTCCTCTTACTGGCATACTGATGTGCAAAGtgactcacacaacacacatgcacacactgaatGGGATACATATAAGCCTGTTACGTAACATGCTGCTCAGGTAAAATAATGTTTGCATGCAGTAGATGCTGATGCTCTGTGATATGCTGTCTCACTGTCGCCTTCCTGTGGCAGATGCCAGGACAGACATCCTGAACAATGAGAAGAAGCTGGCTCTGGATATGGCCACCAACGCACAGTGTGCCTCCTTGCTGAAGAGGAAACAAGGAACCAGTAAGTCCCACCAGAGGCTGATGTTGACACTTTTATTTAACATGGTCCTGTGGGGCTTGGCACTGGGGCATGGGCATTGTGACCGTATTGATGAACATGGGGAAAAATGATAGATACACCAAGGGGACACATTTAGGGGGAAACGATCCTAATTTTCCCTGCTTGGCTGTTTGAGTTGAGGTTCACACTCAAGACTAAGGGTATCTCATTGTGAGATCTAATTGTGAGATTCCCCTCTCATCTCATACATGTTTTTTGATTTGGGGAGACTCAATCTTTTAGTGTCCCCCTGCAATAAGTAAGTCCACCAAAATGGATGGATTAATTTGGTAGATCGGCCATGCCCCTCACAGGAGTGTAAAAGTGGCAGTGATCTGCCCTTTTTGGCTGTGATTATGCAGCCCTTTGAAGGATGTATCTCTCATCAGTTGACTCCCTCTCTGTATGAGCTGCTCCAAGCTTGTGCCCCCCTACCCAGCTCACAACAGTGCCTTCGTTGTGCCACTACATGGCGAGAGACACAAGATCGACTGATTGGCTGAGACACTTGACCATTCTGGCACCCCTGAAGAATTCAAGCATAAAACTAAGGGTGTGGTTCACTCATTAGGATTTGTTGATGAACAGATAAGGCCAAGCTTTTTTTGCACTTTGACCGAACAGCCTCCTGATAGCGGAATTGATCAAGGCTTCAGTGATGACCTCATTAACACAGCCCTTTTCTCTTAtttaaaacagctgctgctCGAACACTCAGTAATGCAGAGGAGTACCTGGATGATGAAGATTCTGACTGAAACCACATTGTGTCTGTGCTTAtccactgggggggggggggggcattatgGCTGCTTACAATCCAAGAAATATTTGGTTCAAGGAAGAGTGAAAGCTATCCTCTAGTTTGTTgtagaaatattaatatataaataaattgtcCCTTGCAAATTTTGGAACTTATAAACCTTGTGTGTTTGGGTATTTTGGTTCAGGTGAAGAAAGGGGTATTGAACGAGTTAAAGTGTGCATGTTCCTCTcctgaatgtattttaatttgaaatccCTTTTCATTCCATTCTCTTCCTCTGTATATATCATGTAACAGCTGCTCTtagtttcaaaatattttgtgcttCACAAAAGTGTCTTATCTCTGTACTAAAACATTTAATAGAAAAGCAGGGGAccaacagtaaaaatatttaaggACTAAATGCAACagcattaaaattatttctgcatttctgcatgttttcGTGTGATACAGCTGTTATCCTGTATCCTCGTATTCCAAAAGTTTTGGTTTTTATTCTTCCAATATTACAACTCTGCTTATCTGTCCCTTTTAAAACTATGCAATAAATGAATTTACACCTCAGATATTGTAGTTCTGCTCTTCAGTTATTTTAGTCCAGTATGATCATACTTTGGCTGATGAATGCGCTGTTGATTCCTTCACATCAAAGCAATAGTTTCACACTGGTGCTGTTGGGAAGTATGATGAATATATTATCACAGTGACTGTATTGACTTATTTAGGATTTCTTGTAAGATATATCATCATTCATGTTCTTAGTATCACTCTCAGGAAGTTAGTGTGTTATTGTATATTGGTCTGTTTGATGTTCACAGGCATTTCACTAAGATAGAAATGCTTTGaggcctgaaaaaaaaaaaacactttcatttataAGTTGGAATGTAGATATAACATGAAAGAGCAGTAatatctgtgctgtctgtagtGATGTCTCTCAGCTGAATTGTGATTGGCTTATGTGCACATTGATGTACAGCAGTGACATGTAATGTACTTTCCCTGCTGACTTTTCTTAGAGATTCCTAACCTCAAGAGACTTCCCTAATGTTGAAAATGAGgataatgatgaaaatatatattctaaaaTTTGGGTGATCAAAGCTTCTGTTAATCTGTGCAGTTAGTTCCAATGTAGTCCTAATCATGATGGTGCTGTTAACACTTGAGGTGCAACTCCAGCCTAGAAACCCACTGTGCCTGCTCGTGTTCATGCTGCATCAACTATTAATCATTTGGCTGATGTCGACAGGAAATTGCATTctcaaatgtatgttttgctCATTGTGGTTAGATTGCTCTTAGATAGGCAGAGATTACAGACCCCCACCAGTTTACACAGATGGCTGTGACAGACATCATCTTCAGTTAACTTTTTCTTAGACATATACTCTGTTATTTCCTTTCCACCTCGACTTCTGACTTTGAGCGGGCAGCAATGACATCTCTATCCAATGTGTCATGGTATTATTTCCTGCATACTGCCATGAGGTGGTGCCAGTGAGCAATTTTGAGGTCTCCTCTCCTCATATATACAGATAAGATTGTAAAACTCACgcacagtaataataaataattaaatttaaattaaaactaattaaataaaatgctttaacaTGCACATGGATTAAAACACGATTTCCCAGTTCATCTTCCTGTGCACATTGTGCATTCTAATGGCTTCTGGTGAGAGGGGACCGCAGTGTCGTTTAagcggacagagagagaaagagaaagaaagggagggaggtgtTGGGTGGAAGCAAGAGAGGAACAGGTGGGCCAATGCGAAAGGCTGTCATACTCCTTCCTCTCTTCATGTGGCTCATGatcatttcctttctttctcttcctttctgttctttcattttcttccaaAGCAGGTGATGAATGCACTTGTTAATTATTTGCACAGATGATTACAAACACAAAGgacacaaaatgtacatgtgaaAATCCAGTAAACAGTTTTTCTCTCATTCCCAAAGACAGACCATTGagttttttgtaaaatgtatatgttatttgttgtttatACTCCTTCAGTGACATGGCTGAGAGGTCAGAGTTGTGTTGATTGAAAGTGATTACTTAGTGTCAGAGCATAAAGCAATTATattaagaatgaaaaatgacaaattaggGAAACACAAGTTGGCCACACTACTTGTATGAGTACTTGGGACAGTCAGTCTTACTGTACTCAATCATTCACTTTGGctatgaaatattgtttttaatattcaaatcCACCCAAAGCCCTTAGAAATACTCACAGATGCATCAGTAAAAAGGAGGAGGGTTGAAATGTAAGTTTAAAAGcctgtattattttttccagatttatttgttttttgggggggtcaCTTAACCTGTCTTTctagaattaaaaaaatgtattgttattacGCTATTTATCATCTGTATTATatgataattatttaaattttgtagTTCAGGGATTCAAAGGTCTTCTGTTGGTGGGGAGGTCCTGAAAGGCAGGTCTCTAAAGATTGTTGTAACGAGGTCATAATGATGCAGCCTTAACAACTCCCCCCAGCCTTTGCAGCCGGtgtggtgaggggggaggggggggggtgtcacagcTGACAGAGTAGAGTGTCAGGGATGAACAGGTGTTGAGGTTGTGGGGGGGTTATTACTTTGTGTGTTCACCTCATGTCAGTGCACCTTGCTCGTGCATTGCAAGAAGCAGTGGCAGACCTGATGCTGTTCGGTGTTTTCACTAACTCCAAATCAGTGTTCAGCAGAAGTACTGTTGCTTTCACAGGACTCTGTGACAAGGCTCTGACCATTTTTACAGGCCATGAGGATTGACAGCAATCTCACCCATTTTTtcaaccctgtttttttttttttttttgctctttttacAGAGTGGAAAATGCTTCACCTGTGTGAATAGGGGTACCACACATTTAATGCTCCCATCCTCTGGTTTTAGAGAAATACAGAGGGATGGGCTACGCATATCCTCTAGCTTTACTGCACCAAATGAAGGACAGCTAGCTACATACAAGTAACACAAGGAACTTGTCACAATGTGTAATCAATCTGGCTGATAGAAAAAGATGCATATGGTGTTTTCATTGATTGCACGGTGAGAGGGTTTTACTGCACTGTGAATTAGTTCAGAGTGTTATTAACACTGTGGGGGCCCAATAAATAAGAAGAACAGAGTAAGATGGCTTCAATACCTAACATGGCACTCAACATGCTACGTAGTGGTTAAAATGCATTGCTTGTTGCTAACAATCTGTGCTAATATAAAAAACGCAATAAAGCCCTCTCCCCTTGTGATCAAAGATTGCTCCACATTAGTATTTCCTGGAACAAGTAACCTGTGCCATACCCTTTTTTGCAATACTTTATTGATCATACCGATGGTGAAATCAGATGGTAAAATTGGAATTTCATGCTTCTTTGTAACGAAGTAGAAAAATTTAGTCTCAGAGTCTTCCATGAAGGACAGCAAATTCTTTTCATAATAAGCATCACAAACCAAGCCTCATCATttactgtgctgtaatgtatTGGCAAGGATTCAGTTTAGTGCAACTATTTGACATTGTGTTACATGTCTCGATTGTTTGTCTGGAATTGTCTGTCCTTGTTTCAAACAATAAGCTGAGCAAATCAGTTAAAAGATGAtgtccctccttctccatctatttttgtttgttgaagaCAGGCTgatattactgtactgtacatgcgTCTGTCAAGGTACCATTATCCCATCTGGCAGGAGATACACAAGCCTGATAGTATATAAAATCCTATGGAAAAATGATCTTACGCAACATATTGCTTCAAAACACATGGACTCTACACTGAATACTCAGTTTCAAACAGGTAAAATTTTACATCTTAATCACAGATGTTCAACAATTAATCAACACGGCAAGCGCATTCAGAAGTTGTTACAGTTCATTTAAACACACGcaaagacacatgcacacacgtgcacacacacacactcactgcatttCATCTTTACACACAGGGAATGGTTTTTGTAACATACAGAAATGAAGAAGATGGCATTTGAAGCCCCCTGGATCTCCTGTTTTCAAAGAATTGtgtggctttttttcctgtcgtCTTGTTCAAACCCTCGACCCCCGAGTGCTGTGGTGTGCCCACTGCCTGTTTCCCCGTTCCCCGCAACCCCCAGCGCAGGCGTCGTAGCTGCTTAAACTGCAGAGTGCCCTGAGAAAGCTGAACACCATCATCTGTGACCATGTGCCCTCACCGATCCCTCTCTTTTTCAGCATTTAGAAAGCTAATCATGTACAGTAGATGACATAACATAAGATTTATTCAGTGTACTTCGCAGGTGTCAGTACAGGTATTTTAAAGCTAAATATATTACACGTCTGAATAGTCACCATTTTTGTCTCAGTTTTGGggccttttgtatttttttaaattagcgttctcattattattattaggtcattattgtatatgtatatgtatgtgtagcACTATGTATTCATGATGCCAAGTCTGCTAGTGTACTGTATACATGCACTctctgtaatattaataaaccAGATCTTAACGTCTTGAAGAACTGTGGCATTCCTGACAATAAATGTTTGCGAATAAcccaaaatgtgtgtttattagtaataatattgtttccaaaaatgaaacatctcCTTTAAGGACTTCCCATCTTTGAAAAGGCATGAACGCCAACCAGAACAGTAGTTAAATGTGAACCTTGTctacaaaacatgaaaagaaagacttttttcttcctgaaaaTTGAGTGGCTGTAgagtagtttatttttattgttttgaaacagCTCAAAAATTATACTGTTCAACCCAGTAACCAATATAATTTTTCATCAGTTTGCTTTGTTATTTGTTTACGGattatgttctcttttttccattttccttaGCGTATGGCATGTGTAaactttaatatttattttgaatcttgaaatttatttgaatatcaTAAGACTGTCTGTGATCCTGACACAGTGATGGTTTAAAAGGAAATTTTCGTGAAGATTGTAGTTAAAGTTAATTTATGCACATGGTATTAATTGTTCTGCTGTAAGTTCGCACAGTGGAATTTATCTTCTCCGGTAATGTTATGAATGATGATTGTGTTAAATTTTGGGTCTAAcactaaatattttatatgtgcaAAATTTAAACCGTAtgtgttacatatttaaatgtacattgcCAAGAAGCCAGTGGCTGTGTTTTTGCCATGTTGTGGAGTGCTTCGGCAGATTGCAGACAGTATTTGGCCATGGGAAAAGTTTCAGCAGTGTATAGAATGTTTCAATGATGTATACAGTAGTGGCCGTGTGAAAAATCTTCGCAGTACATTGGTATTGCACATTATGTAGTGGAGAGATTTTAGACATGTGTTTTGGTAGTGTTTCAGTATATTTTGTTTCAGTAGTGTGTAGACAGTGTATCAGGAGCATGTAGACAGTGTATCAGCAGTATATAGACAGTGTATCAGGAGCATGTAGACAGTGTTTCAGCAGTATATAGACAGTGTATCGAGAGCATGTAGACAGTGTATCAGCAGTATATAGACAGTGTATCAGGAGCATGTAGACAGTGTTTCAGCAGTATATTGACAGTGTATCGGGAGCATGTAGACAGTATTTCAGCAGTATATAGACAGTGTATCAGGAGCATGTAGACAGTGTTTCAGCAGTAATATAGACAGTGTATCGGGAGCATGTAGACAGTGTATCAGCAGTATATAGACAGTGTATCGGGAGCATGTAGACAGTGTATCAGCAGTATATAGACAGTGTATCGGGAGCATGTAGACAGTGTTTCAGCAGTATATAGACAGTGTATCGGGAGCATGTAGACAGTGTATCAGCAGTATATAGACAGTGTATCGGGAGCATGTAGACAGTGTTTCAGCAGTATatggctcagctgcagctgtggaaCTGCGGGCTCCAGGCTGCACACCTGGTCTCTGGTGCACAGAGCAGGCAGGCTGGGCTCCGCTCCACCTGGGAAACGAG
This genomic interval carries:
- the ostf1 gene encoding osteoclast-stimulating factor 1 yields the protein MSKPPPKPAKPGQVKVFRALFTFDPRTPDELYFEEGDILYISDTSDSNWWKGTCRGRTGLIPSNYVAEQAESIDNPMHEAAKRGNLSWLRECLENKVGINGLDKAGNTALYWACHGGHKDVVELLLGHGNIELNQQNKLGDTALHAAAWKGYSDIVEMLLNKNARTDILNNEKKLALDMATNAQCASLLKRKQGTTAARTLSNAEEYLDDEDSD